One genomic window of Kaistia geumhonensis includes the following:
- a CDS encoding ABC transporter permease, producing the protein MTNAVSSSPPRSRQLVLQLERYGLVLGLLVLVAVFGAIRPDTFLSWGNISGMLGSQAILAIVALALIIPLTANDFDMSLASVLTLASVIVAVLNAQMGVPLWLAILAALAMGLVVGLINGFLITYFRIHSLIVTIGTGTFATGVAVWFSGAQTISGVDFALMQYVIVKRIFGIPIVFYYAVLLAFVIWYFFERTAAGRRVLFVGRGREVARLSGINTDRVRWAALVASGLLGAVAGVLYCGTQGAADPSSGVSFQLPAFAAAFLGSTAITPGRFNAWGTLIAVYFLVVGITGLIFMGMSSYVQSMFYGGALLVAVVLSQLVRGRAEQQF; encoded by the coding sequence ATGACAAACGCCGTTTCCAGCTCTCCGCCCCGTTCCCGGCAGCTCGTCCTCCAGCTCGAACGCTACGGCCTCGTTCTCGGCCTGCTCGTCCTGGTCGCGGTTTTCGGAGCCATCCGCCCGGACACCTTCCTCAGCTGGGGCAACATCTCCGGCATGCTCGGCAGCCAGGCGATCCTCGCCATCGTGGCGCTGGCGCTGATCATCCCGCTGACCGCCAACGACTTCGACATGTCGCTCGCCAGCGTGCTGACGCTCGCCTCGGTCATCGTCGCGGTCCTCAACGCGCAGATGGGCGTGCCGCTCTGGCTGGCGATCCTCGCGGCGCTGGCCATGGGCCTCGTCGTCGGCCTGATCAACGGCTTCCTGATCACCTATTTCCGCATCCACTCGCTGATCGTGACGATCGGCACAGGGACATTCGCGACCGGCGTCGCCGTCTGGTTCAGCGGTGCCCAGACCATCAGCGGCGTCGACTTCGCGCTCATGCAGTATGTGATCGTGAAGCGCATCTTCGGCATCCCGATCGTCTTCTACTACGCCGTACTGCTCGCCTTTGTGATCTGGTATTTCTTCGAGCGGACGGCCGCGGGGCGTCGGGTGCTGTTCGTCGGACGCGGGCGCGAGGTCGCGCGGCTGAGCGGCATCAACACCGACCGCGTCCGCTGGGCGGCGCTGGTCGCCTCGGGCCTGCTCGGCGCCGTTGCGGGCGTCCTCTATTGCGGCACGCAGGGCGCCGCCGATCCGTCCTCGGGCGTTTCCTTCCAGCTGCCCGCCTTCGCCGCGGCCTTTCTCGGCTCAACGGCGATCACGCCCGGCCGCTTCAATGCCTGGGGCACGCTGATCGCGGTCTATTTCCTCGTCGTCGGCATCACCGGGCTCATCTTCATGGGGATGAGCTCCTATGTGCAATCGATGTTCTACGGCGGCGCGCTGCTGGTGGCCGTCGTGCTGTCGCAGCTTGTGCGCGGCCGCGCCGAACAGCAGTTCTGA
- a CDS encoding sugar ABC transporter ATP-binding protein codes for MTEEAMGLQALHFSKTFGGHRALDDVSLTLRKGEIHGLLGQNGCGKSTFIKILAGYHAPDPGAELILGGRPVSLPLPSGRSQALGISIVHQHLGLIPSLSVVENLELSQLSASREVAISWRAKREKAAATFARYGLDIDPALPLSRLAAVERAMVAIIRAVEDLRSSGRDGGVLILDEPTPFLPKRDVQKLFELVRQIAATGAGVLFVSHDIDEVQEITDRATILRDGRNTGTVDTKDCSRQQIIELIVGRKLTQTSGAPRLPAGAPGLASISRLAGGGVEALDLDLKAGEIVGMTGLLGSGFEQVNYLLYGALPARAGTLTLGGTTSHIPAHDPAASIRAGMVLIPGDRNEKAAIGVLPIEDNVTMPVLGSRLSRWNVRRAAMRNLALELGETFGVSPNRPHQPLSSLSGGNAQKVVLAKWLQTGPKLILLDEPTQGVDVGARERVFDAIRKSTDGGAAVICASSDYEQLAALCHRVLIFSGGRVVRTLEGADVSKDQIARACLESPSLLRAAS; via the coding sequence ATGACCGAGGAGGCCATGGGTCTGCAAGCTCTTCACTTTTCGAAGACCTTTGGTGGCCACCGGGCGCTCGACGACGTCTCGTTGACCCTCAGGAAGGGCGAGATTCACGGCCTCCTCGGCCAGAACGGCTGTGGCAAGTCCACCTTCATCAAGATTCTCGCCGGGTATCACGCTCCCGATCCCGGCGCGGAACTCATTCTCGGCGGGCGGCCGGTTTCGCTGCCGCTCCCGTCCGGACGGTCGCAGGCACTCGGCATCAGCATCGTCCACCAGCATCTCGGCCTTATCCCCTCCCTGAGCGTCGTCGAGAACCTGGAACTGTCTCAACTGAGCGCGTCGCGCGAAGTCGCCATCTCGTGGCGGGCGAAGCGCGAGAAGGCGGCTGCCACCTTCGCGCGCTACGGCCTCGACATCGACCCGGCGCTGCCCCTTTCGCGCCTCGCGGCGGTGGAGCGGGCGATGGTGGCCATCATCCGCGCCGTCGAGGACCTCCGCTCGTCCGGCCGCGATGGCGGCGTGCTGATCCTCGACGAGCCAACCCCCTTCCTGCCGAAGCGGGACGTCCAGAAGCTGTTCGAACTGGTGCGCCAGATCGCGGCGACGGGCGCCGGGGTGCTCTTCGTCTCGCACGATATCGACGAGGTGCAGGAAATCACCGACCGGGCGACGATCCTGCGCGACGGACGCAATACCGGGACGGTCGATACCAAGGATTGCAGTCGCCAGCAGATCATCGAACTCATCGTCGGCCGCAAGCTGACGCAGACCTCCGGCGCTCCCCGTCTGCCCGCCGGCGCGCCCGGCCTCGCCAGCATCAGCCGGCTCGCGGGCGGCGGCGTCGAGGCGCTGGATCTCGATCTCAAGGCCGGCGAGATCGTCGGCATGACTGGCCTGCTCGGCTCCGGCTTCGAGCAGGTGAACTATCTTCTCTATGGCGCGCTGCCGGCGAGGGCAGGCACGCTCACGCTCGGCGGCACGACCAGCCATATCCCGGCCCATGATCCGGCAGCCTCGATCCGGGCCGGCATGGTGCTCATTCCCGGCGACCGCAACGAGAAGGCGGCGATCGGCGTGCTGCCGATCGAGGACAATGTCACGATGCCGGTGCTCGGCTCGCGGCTCAGTCGCTGGAACGTCCGCCGCGCGGCGATGCGCAACCTGGCGCTGGAGCTCGGCGAGACATTCGGCGTCTCGCCCAACCGGCCGCACCAGCCGCTGTCGTCGCTTTCGGGCGGCAATGCCCAGAAGGTGGTGCTCGCCAAATGGCTGCAGACGGGTCCGAAGCTCATTCTCCTGGACGAGCCGACCCAAGGCGTCGATGTCGGGGCGCGCGAGCGCGTGTTCGATGCGATCCGCAAGTCGACCGATGGCGGCGCGGCCGTCATCTGCGCCAGTTCCGACTATGAACAGCTCGCGGCCCTCTGCCACCGCGTGCTGATCTTCTCCGGCGGCCGCGTGGTCCGGACCCTCGAAGGGGCCGACGTCAGCAAGGACCAGATCGCGCGCGCCTGCCTCGAAAGCCCATCCCTTCTCCGAGCCGCCTCATGA
- a CDS encoding isochorismatase family protein — protein sequence MTDTDWRDLLSENDRAVLARGQWAQRAGYGQRPALIIVDAQNYMTGIPGAADNAEKFPLSCGAAGFAAVERIAELQAACRASGVPVFQTRFIVNPNADDCGMFHRKVGVGAGRSENLYFAGTFGAEIVETLKPRPDEIVLDKKKKSAFYGTPLLSLLIDARVDTCIVVGGSTSNCVRATAIDSEQNNFFTIIPEEAVFDRIDISHRISLFDMNRFCGDVVPQAEVLSYLAGIGSKGAT from the coding sequence GTGACCGATACTGACTGGCGCGACCTCCTCTCCGAGAATGATCGCGCGGTACTCGCGCGGGGACAGTGGGCCCAGCGCGCCGGCTACGGGCAGCGGCCGGCGCTCATCATAGTCGATGCCCAGAACTATATGACGGGTATTCCCGGTGCAGCGGACAATGCGGAGAAGTTTCCGCTCTCCTGCGGAGCGGCCGGCTTCGCCGCCGTCGAACGGATCGCCGAGCTGCAGGCCGCGTGCCGGGCCAGCGGCGTTCCGGTCTTCCAGACGCGCTTCATCGTCAATCCGAATGCCGACGATTGCGGCATGTTCCACCGCAAGGTCGGCGTCGGCGCAGGGCGCAGCGAGAACCTCTATTTCGCCGGCACGTTCGGCGCCGAGATCGTCGAGACGCTGAAGCCGCGGCCCGACGAGATCGTCCTCGACAAGAAGAAGAAGTCGGCCTTCTACGGGACCCCGTTGCTGTCGCTTCTGATCGACGCGCGGGTCGATACCTGCATCGTCGTCGGCGGATCGACGTCGAACTGCGTGCGCGCCACGGCGATCGACAGCGAGCAGAACAACTTCTTCACGATCATCCCCGAAGAGGCGGTGTTCGACCGGATCGACATCTCGCATCGGATCAGCCTGTTCGACATGAACCGCTTCTGCGGCGATGTCGTGCCTCAGGCGGAAGTCCTTTCCTATCTCGCCGGCATCGGCAGCAAGGGCGCGACATGA
- a CDS encoding polysaccharide deacetylase family protein — translation MSVFRPFEETAVPGPRRDLVGYGRTVPSKPLPNGGRVAVSFVINYEEGSEYAHPNGDGRNDGMTESLYAMDPQYRDLCAESVYEYGSRVGIWRLERLFSSRNIPLTFFASAVALERNREVAAWIVEKGHEPCSHGWRWEEVWKLDRNEEADHIRRAIASFEETCGQRPLGWYCRYGASVNTRELLVEEGGFEYDSDAYNDDLPYWVTVSGKKHLVVPYSATYNDARFSLLPSYGSPADFLDNLKRGFDLLWEEGETSPRMMSIGLHPRIIGQASRIHALREFIDYAIDRGGAEFMRRIDIARWWKLA, via the coding sequence ATGAGCGTGTTTCGCCCCTTCGAGGAAACCGCCGTTCCCGGTCCGCGTCGCGATCTCGTCGGCTATGGGCGGACCGTCCCGTCGAAGCCACTGCCGAATGGCGGGCGGGTCGCCGTCAGCTTCGTCATCAACTACGAGGAAGGGTCGGAATATGCCCATCCCAATGGCGACGGCCGCAACGACGGAATGACGGAGTCGCTCTACGCGATGGATCCGCAATATCGCGATCTCTGCGCCGAGTCGGTCTACGAATATGGCTCGCGCGTCGGCATCTGGCGGCTCGAGCGGCTGTTCTCGTCGCGGAACATCCCGCTTACCTTCTTCGCGAGCGCCGTGGCGCTGGAGCGCAACCGCGAGGTTGCCGCCTGGATCGTCGAGAAGGGCCACGAGCCATGCTCGCACGGCTGGCGCTGGGAAGAGGTCTGGAAGCTCGATCGCAACGAGGAGGCCGACCATATTCGCCGCGCCATCGCCTCGTTCGAGGAGACCTGCGGCCAGCGGCCGCTCGGCTGGTATTGCCGCTATGGCGCCTCGGTCAACACGCGCGAATTGCTCGTCGAGGAAGGCGGCTTCGAATACGATTCGGATGCCTACAACGACGACCTCCCCTATTGGGTGACGGTCTCGGGCAAGAAGCATCTCGTCGTCCCCTATTCGGCGACCTACAACGATGCGCGCTTCAGCCTGCTGCCGAGCTATGGCTCGCCGGCCGACTTTCTCGATAATCTGAAGCGCGGCTTCGACCTCCTGTGGGAGGAAGGCGAGACCAGTCCGCGCATGATGTCGATCGGCCTGCACCCGCGCATCATCGGCCAGGCCAGCCGCATCCACGCGCTGCGCGAGTTCATCGACTACGCGATCGACCGCGGCGGCGCCGAGTTCATGCGTCGCATCGACATCGCACGCTGGTGGAAGTTGGCCTGA
- a CDS encoding zinc-binding dehydrogenase, with product MKAVVLKAYGGTDQLSYQDVGDPEPVKDEVVVRVRASGLNHCDIDVRRGVFGVTQPLPHVMGVDAAGEVAAIGPDVTRWKVGDRVSPHFVLACGHCVNCREGRENICLNVQILGVDVWGGYAEKLKVRQTQLIALPEKLSFVDAAASMVPFATAWEALVATARIRVGETVLINAAAGGVGSHAVQVARLAGARVIASVGAADKIDKVKALGAHDVVNYREEDLAEGVMRLTNGRGVDLAFDGVGGDILKGTIKALADGGRIASIGAHGGEVVDIDMIDFFRRHLTVMGCGRFTREIAATVLDLMARGDLKPVIHDVFELSAAAEAQALMESRNFFGRIVLQP from the coding sequence ATGAAGGCGGTGGTGCTCAAGGCCTATGGCGGCACGGACCAGTTGAGCTATCAGGATGTCGGCGATCCCGAGCCGGTCAAGGACGAGGTCGTCGTCCGCGTGCGGGCGTCGGGACTCAATCACTGCGACATTGATGTCCGGCGCGGCGTCTTCGGCGTGACGCAGCCGCTGCCCCATGTCATGGGCGTCGATGCGGCCGGCGAGGTCGCGGCGATCGGGCCGGACGTCACGCGCTGGAAGGTCGGCGATCGCGTATCGCCGCATTTCGTGCTGGCCTGCGGCCACTGCGTCAATTGCCGCGAGGGCCGCGAGAATATCTGCCTCAACGTGCAGATTCTCGGCGTCGATGTTTGGGGCGGCTATGCCGAGAAGCTGAAGGTTCGCCAGACGCAGCTGATCGCCCTGCCTGAGAAGCTGTCCTTCGTCGATGCCGCCGCGTCGATGGTGCCGTTCGCGACCGCCTGGGAGGCGCTGGTTGCCACGGCAAGGATCCGCGTCGGCGAGACGGTGCTCATCAATGCCGCGGCGGGCGGCGTCGGCTCGCATGCCGTCCAGGTCGCGCGGCTCGCAGGGGCGCGCGTGATCGCGAGCGTCGGCGCGGCTGACAAGATCGACAAGGTCAAGGCGCTCGGTGCCCATGACGTCGTAAACTATCGCGAGGAAGACCTCGCTGAGGGCGTCATGCGCCTCACCAACGGCCGCGGCGTCGATCTCGCTTTCGACGGCGTCGGCGGCGACATCCTCAAGGGGACCATCAAGGCGCTCGCCGATGGCGGCCGCATCGCCTCGATCGGCGCTCATGGCGGCGAGGTCGTCGACATCGACATGATCGATTTCTTCCGCCGTCATCTGACCGTGATGGGCTGCGGTCGCTTCACCCGCGAGATCGCCGCGACCGTGCTCGACCTGATGGCGCGGGGCGATCTGAAGCCGGTGATCCACGACGTGTTCGAACTGAGCGCCGCCGCCGAGGCGCAGGCGCTCATGGAGAGCCGGAACTTCTTCGGCCGCATCGTCCTTCAGCCGTGA
- a CDS encoding DUF4387 domain-containing protein: MASIASIAQVCKSKNAGPFFFTIDVVFEKKEMFERVRSTNVLNAQLFADLYKVDLADVQFTIYPAALAFKATVPRRIPAGEIGDSDVYGAQQHAPLLAVDIPINDLN; the protein is encoded by the coding sequence ATGGCCTCCATCGCTTCCATCGCTCAGGTCTGCAAGAGCAAGAATGCCGGTCCCTTCTTCTTCACCATCGACGTGGTGTTCGAGAAGAAGGAGATGTTCGAGCGCGTCCGCAGCACCAATGTCCTCAACGCGCAGCTCTTCGCCGACCTCTACAAGGTTGATCTCGCCGACGTGCAGTTCACCATCTATCCGGCTGCGCTCGCCTTCAAGGCGACGGTGCCCCGCCGCATCCCGGCCGGCGAGATCGGCGACAGCGACGTCTATGGCGCGCAGCAGCACGCGCCGCTCCTCGCCGTGGACATCCCGATCAACGACCTGAACTAG
- a CDS encoding SDR family NAD(P)-dependent oxidoreductase — MTDLSGKVAVVTGAGSGIGKGVAMTLGKAGAAIGVLDRNAASAEAVAAGLREAGVAAIAVVADVADVAMVEAAFAKVVAEFGEIDILFNNAGIDNSVDLVDMEPDVWDEMIRVNLRSLYVCTRAVLPAMKRKGWGRIINTASQSAYKGAPGMVHYCATKAGVLGFTRALAYEVIGDGITVNAIAPGPIDTPIKDTLPPEWVKAKVEGTPIRRFGTVDEVAPTVLLLAGDGGAYYVGACLNMNGGDHMA, encoded by the coding sequence ATGACCGACTTGAGCGGAAAAGTCGCCGTGGTGACGGGTGCGGGCAGTGGCATCGGCAAGGGTGTCGCGATGACCCTCGGCAAGGCCGGCGCGGCGATCGGCGTGCTCGATCGGAATGCGGCCTCTGCCGAGGCGGTGGCCGCGGGCCTGCGCGAGGCGGGCGTCGCGGCGATCGCCGTGGTGGCCGACGTCGCCGATGTCGCCATGGTGGAAGCGGCTTTCGCAAAGGTCGTCGCGGAATTCGGCGAGATCGACATCCTCTTCAACAATGCCGGCATCGACAATTCGGTCGACCTCGTCGACATGGAGCCCGATGTCTGGGACGAGATGATCCGCGTCAACCTGCGCAGCCTCTATGTCTGCACGCGCGCCGTGCTGCCTGCGATGAAGCGCAAGGGCTGGGGCCGCATCATCAACACCGCCTCGCAGAGTGCCTACAAGGGCGCGCCGGGCATGGTGCACTACTGCGCGACGAAGGCGGGCGTGCTCGGCTTCACCCGCGCGCTCGCCTATGAGGTGATCGGCGACGGCATCACGGTCAACGCCATCGCGCCTGGTCCGATCGACACGCCGATCAAGGATACGCTGCCGCCGGAATGGGTGAAGGCCAAGGTCGAGGGGACGCCGATCCGCCGCTTCGGAACGGTCGACGAGGTCGCCCCGACCGTGCTGCTGCTGGCCGGCGACGGCGGCGCCTACTATGTCGGCGCCTGCCTCAACATGAACGGCGGCGACCACATGGCCTGA
- a CDS encoding GntR family transcriptional regulator, whose protein sequence is MTPIDSQPADGEDLAVPAQVALTEQVVQKLINAIVGGTLKPGDRLIETKLAARLGVSRGPLREALKILAGQGLVQTSMGRGTRVAQLTAEEVENMSLLRALLEGLAARQFVAAATPESLAGIRKIYEDMVSAAESGDETAYRDLDSKFHEAVVIGSGNRFLLSSWRSLRTLLYAYLAKSALYHDEPADVARRHGAFLKVLESGDPGEAEALFRSVILLKAYQNINKPIPSSTMSYITRDVRKDGAIIKLD, encoded by the coding sequence GTGACGCCCATCGACAGCCAACCGGCCGACGGCGAAGACCTGGCAGTTCCCGCCCAGGTGGCGCTGACCGAGCAGGTCGTCCAGAAGCTGATCAACGCGATCGTCGGCGGAACTCTGAAGCCTGGCGACCGGTTGATCGAGACCAAACTGGCAGCGCGCCTCGGCGTCAGCCGGGGTCCCTTGCGCGAAGCGCTCAAGATCCTCGCCGGCCAGGGCCTTGTTCAGACCAGCATGGGCCGCGGCACCCGGGTCGCTCAGCTCACGGCCGAGGAAGTGGAGAACATGTCGCTGCTGCGCGCGCTCCTGGAAGGGCTCGCCGCGCGCCAGTTCGTCGCCGCCGCTACACCTGAATCGCTCGCCGGCATCCGCAAGATCTACGAGGACATGGTGAGCGCCGCCGAGAGCGGCGACGAGACCGCCTATCGCGACCTCGATTCGAAGTTTCACGAAGCGGTCGTGATCGGCTCGGGTAACCGCTTCCTGCTCTCGAGCTGGCGGTCACTGCGGACGCTGCTCTACGCCTATCTCGCCAAGAGCGCGCTCTATCACGACGAGCCAGCCGATGTCGCCCGACGTCACGGCGCCTTCCTGAAAGTGCTCGAATCAGGCGATCCGGGCGAGGCGGAGGCGCTGTTTCGTAGCGTCATCCTTCTGAAGGCCTACCAGAACATCAACAAGCCGATCCCGAGCTCGACCATGAGCTACATCACGCGCGACGTCCGCAAGGACGGCGCCATCATCAAGCTGGATTGA
- a CDS encoding sugar ABC transporter substrate-binding protein: MTRQQGRLARLALGFAAMTFGVAASVMAQPAAADTLDLQPFKDNLARFQQKPVFKAAGPAFDAKQCMAGKSILSIPVSSENTFTAAIEKEMKSIADQLGFKFIIWENQGTSQQWAQGINAGITEKVNLIDLLAGADPRTLVPQVLAAKEAGIPVIASHNSGKEQRDEMLKYVDGDAVVDYRTVGNILADWAIVKREGNLNALVLIATGPLATGLIESGIKEELEKCPSCKSTTVNVPPADWATRLTPTVQSALTADPSINYIITIYDGMTQFVVPGVILAGAQDRVLINGFNGTPGAISLIQNGQVDMTIGENLNWIAHAVLDANMRRVCGLEPVDDPFIPFYLFDANNAAEAGTPPELSKGYGDAYVEGYKKLWMLN; this comes from the coding sequence ATGACACGACAGCAGGGAAGACTGGCGAGGCTCGCTCTGGGTTTCGCCGCCATGACGTTCGGGGTGGCGGCAAGCGTGATGGCGCAGCCGGCGGCGGCTGATACGCTCGATCTGCAGCCCTTCAAGGACAATCTGGCGCGCTTCCAGCAGAAGCCGGTGTTCAAGGCGGCCGGGCCGGCGTTCGACGCCAAGCAGTGCATGGCGGGCAAGAGCATCCTCTCGATCCCGGTCTCGAGCGAGAACACCTTCACGGCGGCGATCGAGAAGGAAATGAAGTCGATTGCCGACCAGCTCGGCTTCAAGTTCATCATCTGGGAGAACCAGGGCACCAGCCAGCAGTGGGCGCAGGGCATCAATGCCGGCATCACCGAGAAGGTCAACCTGATCGACCTGCTCGCCGGCGCCGATCCGCGCACGCTCGTGCCGCAGGTCCTCGCGGCCAAGGAGGCCGGCATCCCGGTCATCGCCTCGCACAACAGCGGCAAGGAGCAGCGCGACGAGATGCTGAAATATGTCGATGGCGATGCCGTCGTCGACTACCGCACCGTCGGCAACATCCTGGCCGACTGGGCCATCGTGAAGCGCGAGGGCAATCTCAATGCGCTGGTGCTGATCGCCACCGGACCGCTCGCGACCGGCCTGATCGAATCCGGCATCAAGGAAGAGCTCGAGAAGTGCCCGAGCTGCAAGAGCACGACCGTCAACGTGCCGCCGGCGGACTGGGCGACGCGCCTGACGCCGACCGTCCAGTCGGCGCTCACGGCCGATCCGTCGATCAACTACATCATCACCATCTATGACGGCATGACCCAGTTCGTCGTTCCGGGCGTGATCCTGGCCGGCGCGCAGGACCGCGTGCTGATCAACGGCTTCAACGGCACGCCGGGCGCGATCAGCCTGATCCAGAACGGCCAGGTCGACATGACGATCGGCGAGAACCTCAACTGGATCGCCCATGCCGTGCTCGACGCCAACATGCGGCGGGTCTGCGGCCTCGAGCCCGTCGATGATCCGTTCATTCCGTTCTATCTGTTCGATGCGAACAACGCCGCTGAAGCCGGCACGCCGCCCGAACTCTCGAAGGGCTACGGCGACGCCTATGTCGAAGGCTACAAGAAGCTCTGGATGCTGAACTGA
- a CDS encoding SDR family NAD(P)-dependent oxidoreductase, which yields MPSASKVALVTGAQQGIGRATALTLAQQGYDLALHFLDDEAAVVALGEEITALGQRTSRHRADLVDTGAAQRLVEEAFETHGRLDGVVNNAGIFHRATLDELTVGLWDLTLDVNLRAATFVIQAAVAQMRRTGTRGAIVNVSSVAAFGTARGIHYSASKGGLDAMTRAAALDVARDGIRINGVAPGMVLTAQALEGDAREELERIAAATVAGRIGRPEEIAAVIAFLLSDAASFINGEVIQANGGARMG from the coding sequence ATGCCATCCGCATCCAAGGTCGCCCTTGTCACCGGGGCGCAGCAGGGTATCGGCCGCGCGACCGCGCTGACGCTCGCGCAGCAGGGTTACGACCTCGCTCTTCATTTCCTGGACGATGAGGCTGCTGTCGTAGCGCTCGGCGAGGAAATCACGGCCCTCGGCCAACGCACCAGCCGCCACCGCGCCGATCTCGTCGATACCGGCGCCGCGCAGCGCCTCGTCGAGGAGGCTTTCGAGACGCATGGTCGGCTCGATGGCGTCGTCAACAATGCCGGCATCTTCCACCGCGCCACACTCGACGAACTGACGGTCGGGCTGTGGGACCTCACGCTCGACGTCAACCTCCGCGCGGCGACCTTCGTTATCCAGGCGGCCGTGGCGCAGATGCGCCGCACCGGCACCCGTGGCGCCATCGTCAATGTCTCGTCCGTGGCGGCATTCGGCACGGCGCGCGGCATCCACTACAGCGCCAGCAAGGGCGGCCTCGACGCGATGACCCGCGCGGCCGCGCTCGATGTCGCTCGCGACGGTATCCGCATCAACGGGGTCGCGCCGGGCATGGTGCTGACGGCGCAGGCGCTCGAGGGCGATGCACGCGAGGAGCTCGAGCGCATCGCCGCGGCGACCGTGGCGGGACGCATCGGCCGGCCCGAGGAGATCGCCGCGGTGATCGCTTTCCTACTCTCGGACGCCGCCAGCTTCATCAACGGCGAGGTCATCCAGGCGAACGGTGGCGCACGAATGGGGTGA
- a CDS encoding acyclic terpene utilization AtuA family protein encodes MTEVRLLSTTAILGYGFPEDSLKRGMARNPHLIGADAGSVDPGPYYLGSGKSFASPRAIKRDLQLMLRASAETGVPVAISTAGGAGGAPHLEATAELAREIAREDKLDFKMALIGSEQDKAFLARKAAEGKTRALAGLPALGGETIERATRIVGLMGPEPYMAALDAGAQVIIGGRSTDPAPWAAAVIRAGLGQAEAWYAGKMLECGAEPALPKKEDCLFVTVTEGGVECEPTNPIRRCTPMSVANFALHENSSPVRHVEPGGVLDTTDCIFEAVSDRAVRISGMRWEPSDRLTIKLEGVELVGYRAVAICATRDPVLIATIDPYLVRVREIVAEKTSAFGIAAADYELVIRVYGRDGVMGALEPYKGPLGHELCFVIEAICPTQEQASAVIAIARTTMLHSDFPGRLCKEGNMAIPFSPSDLEAGAMYRFSVFHTVEVDTPTEMFPIRYEKV; translated from the coding sequence GTGACAGAGGTTCGCCTCCTTTCGACGACTGCCATTCTCGGCTACGGCTTTCCCGAAGATTCGCTGAAGCGCGGCATGGCCCGCAACCCTCACCTGATCGGCGCCGATGCCGGCAGCGTGGACCCCGGCCCGTATTATCTCGGATCAGGCAAGAGCTTCGCCTCGCCGCGCGCCATCAAGCGCGACCTTCAGCTCATGCTGCGCGCCTCGGCGGAAACGGGCGTCCCCGTCGCCATCAGCACAGCGGGTGGCGCGGGCGGCGCGCCGCATCTCGAGGCGACGGCGGAGCTTGCTCGCGAGATCGCCCGCGAGGACAAGCTCGATTTCAAGATGGCGCTGATCGGTTCCGAGCAGGACAAGGCGTTCCTCGCGAGGAAGGCGGCCGAGGGCAAGACCCGCGCCCTCGCCGGCCTGCCGGCGCTCGGCGGCGAGACCATCGAACGCGCGACCCGCATCGTCGGCCTGATGGGTCCGGAGCCCTATATGGCGGCGCTCGACGCGGGAGCGCAGGTGATCATCGGCGGTCGCAGCACGGATCCGGCGCCCTGGGCGGCGGCCGTCATCCGCGCAGGTCTGGGCCAGGCCGAGGCCTGGTATGCCGGCAAGATGCTCGAATGCGGCGCCGAGCCGGCCCTACCCAAGAAGGAGGACTGCCTCTTCGTGACGGTGACTGAGGGCGGCGTCGAATGCGAGCCGACCAACCCGATCCGCCGCTGCACGCCCATGTCGGTCGCGAACTTCGCCCTGCATGAGAATTCCAGCCCAGTGCGCCATGTCGAGCCAGGCGGCGTGCTCGACACGACCGACTGCATCTTCGAGGCGGTGAGCGACCGCGCCGTGCGCATCTCCGGCATGCGCTGGGAGCCTTCGGACCGGTTGACCATCAAGCTCGAGGGTGTCGAACTCGTCGGCTACCGGGCGGTCGCGATCTGCGCCACGCGCGATCCGGTCCTCATCGCGACCATCGATCCCTATCTGGTCCGGGTCCGCGAGATCGTCGCGGAAAAGACGAGCGCCTTCGGCATCGCCGCCGCCGACTACGAGCTGGTGATCCGCGTTTATGGTCGCGACGGCGTCATGGGTGCGCTCGAGCCCTACAAGGGGCCGCTCGGACACGAACTCTGCTTCGTGATCGAAGCGATCTGCCCGACGCAGGAACAGGCGTCCGCCGTCATCGCCATCGCCCGCACCACGATGCTGCATTCGGACTTTCCCGGCCGCCTCTGCAAAGAGGGCAACATGGCGATCCCGTTTTCGCCGTCGGACCTCGAGGCCGGCGCAATGTATCGCTTCAGCGTCTTTCACACGGTCGAAGTCGACACGCCGACCGAAATGTTCCCGATCCGCTACGAGAAAGTCTAG